The following coding sequences are from one Triticum dicoccoides isolate Atlit2015 ecotype Zavitan chromosome 4A, WEW_v2.0, whole genome shotgun sequence window:
- the LOC119285276 gene encoding palmitoyltransferase Hip14-like isoform X1, producing MSRLASELHRLRRSPWEVLCSALVSCGLVLFSQLAVAIVPRLLPSISLLAMLPVAGLVFLAAILVGRFWRRFIGVAASAPLFVLFNVLFLWGVYLFVIRRDTSSLLDMLINAECALLLWGLYRILSGDPGIVAYESSFLEEAGCKDFVDAICSSEKYPSLSRVRHCNCCKANVRGYDHHCPAFGNCIGQKNHRLFMALLTGFVVAESTYIMCSTKYITRCITSGTLRTENHLSLNMVIGTMLFSVLQVVWQVVFLIWHVYGICFNIRTDEWINWKKYPEFQMKEQPQSDFEVKFVNPYDKGMLCNIREFLKPK from the exons ATGAGCAGGCTGGCGTCGGAGCTCCACCGGTTGCGGCGGTCGCCATGGGAGGTGCTGTGCTCCGCGCTGGTATCATGCGGCCTGGTTCTCTTCTCGCAGCTCGCCGTGGCCATAGTGCCCCGCCTCCTCCCATCCATCTCCCTCCTCGCCATGCTCCCTGTCGCAG GTTTGGTATTCCTGGCGGCTATTCTGGTGGGCAGGTTCTGGAGGAGGTTCATCGGAGTGGCCGCGTCGGCCCCGCTATTCGTGCTGTTCAACGTGCTATTTTTGTGGGGCGTCTACCTATTCGTCATCCGGAGAG ATACCTCTTCTCTACTAGACATGCTAATTAATGCTGAGTGTGCACTGCTTCTGTGGGGACTTTACAG gattctttctggtgatccTGGCATTGTTGCATACGAATCTTCATTTTTGGAAGAGGCTGGCTGCAAGGATTTCGTGGATGCTATATGCTCGAGTGAG AAGTACCCATCACTCTCAAGGGTGAGGCATTGTAACTGTTGCAAAGCAAATGTTAGAGGTTATGACCACCATTGCCCTGCATTTGGTAATTGCATAG GACAGAAAAATCATAGGCTATTTATGGCACTTTTGACAGGATTTGTTGTTGCTGAATCGACATATATAATGTGTTCAACTAAAT ATATAACTAGATGCATAACCTCAGGAACTTTAAGAACTGAG AATCATTTATCTCTAAACATGGTGATCGGCACAATGCTCTTCTCAGTCCTCCAAGTGGTATGGCAG GTTGTGTTCCTGATATGGCATGTGTACGGCATCTGCTTCAACATCAGGACGGATGAGTGG ATAAACTGGAAGAAATATCCTGAATTCCAAATGAAGGAACAGCCTCAGTCAG ATTTTGAAGTCAAGTTTGTCAACCCATACGACAAAGGCATGCTTTGTAACATTAGGGAGTTCCTGAAGCCGAAATAA
- the LOC119285276 gene encoding palmitoyltransferase Hip14-like isoform X2: protein MSRLASELHRLRRSPWEVLCSALVSCGLVLFSQLAVAIVPRLLPSISLLAMLPVAGLVFLAAILVGRFWRRFIGVAASAPLFVLFNVLFLWGVYLFVIRRDTSSLLDMLINAECALLLWGLYRILSGDPGIVAYESSFLEEAGCKDFVDAICSSEYPSLSRVRHCNCCKANVRGYDHHCPAFGNCIGQKNHRLFMALLTGFVVAESTYIMCSTKYITRCITSGTLRTENHLSLNMVIGTMLFSVLQVVWQVVFLIWHVYGICFNIRTDEWINWKKYPEFQMKEQPQSDFEVKFVNPYDKGMLCNIREFLKPK, encoded by the exons ATGAGCAGGCTGGCGTCGGAGCTCCACCGGTTGCGGCGGTCGCCATGGGAGGTGCTGTGCTCCGCGCTGGTATCATGCGGCCTGGTTCTCTTCTCGCAGCTCGCCGTGGCCATAGTGCCCCGCCTCCTCCCATCCATCTCCCTCCTCGCCATGCTCCCTGTCGCAG GTTTGGTATTCCTGGCGGCTATTCTGGTGGGCAGGTTCTGGAGGAGGTTCATCGGAGTGGCCGCGTCGGCCCCGCTATTCGTGCTGTTCAACGTGCTATTTTTGTGGGGCGTCTACCTATTCGTCATCCGGAGAG ATACCTCTTCTCTACTAGACATGCTAATTAATGCTGAGTGTGCACTGCTTCTGTGGGGACTTTACAG gattctttctggtgatccTGGCATTGTTGCATACGAATCTTCATTTTTGGAAGAGGCTGGCTGCAAGGATTTCGTGGATGCTATATGCTCGAGTGAG TACCCATCACTCTCAAGGGTGAGGCATTGTAACTGTTGCAAAGCAAATGTTAGAGGTTATGACCACCATTGCCCTGCATTTGGTAATTGCATAG GACAGAAAAATCATAGGCTATTTATGGCACTTTTGACAGGATTTGTTGTTGCTGAATCGACATATATAATGTGTTCAACTAAAT ATATAACTAGATGCATAACCTCAGGAACTTTAAGAACTGAG AATCATTTATCTCTAAACATGGTGATCGGCACAATGCTCTTCTCAGTCCTCCAAGTGGTATGGCAG GTTGTGTTCCTGATATGGCATGTGTACGGCATCTGCTTCAACATCAGGACGGATGAGTGG ATAAACTGGAAGAAATATCCTGAATTCCAAATGAAGGAACAGCCTCAGTCAG ATTTTGAAGTCAAGTTTGTCAACCCATACGACAAAGGCATGCTTTGTAACATTAGGGAGTTCCTGAAGCCGAAATAA
- the LOC119285276 gene encoding palmitoyltransferase Hip14-like isoform X3, whose translation MGGAVLRAGIMRPGSLLAARRGHSAPPPPIHLPPRHAPCRRFGIPGGYSGGQVLEEVHRSGRVGPAIRAVQRAIFVGRLPIRHPERILSGDPGIVAYESSFLEEAGCKDFVDAICSSEKYPSLSRVRHCNCCKANVRGYDHHCPAFGNCIGQKNHRLFMALLTGFVVAESTYIMCSTKYITRCITSGTLRTENHLSLNMVIGTMLFSVLQVVWQVVFLIWHVYGICFNIRTDEWINWKKYPEFQMKEQPQSDFEVKFVNPYDKGMLCNIREFLKPK comes from the exons ATGGGAGGTGCTGTGCTCCGCGCTGGTATCATGCGGCCTGGTTCTCTTCTCGCAGCTCGCCGTGGCCATAGTGCCCCGCCTCCTCCCATCCATCTCCCTCCTCGCCATGCTCCCTGTCGCAG GTTTGGTATTCCTGGCGGCTATTCTGGTGGGCAGGTTCTGGAGGAGGTTCATCGGAGTGGCCGCGTCGGCCCCGCTATTCGTGCTGTTCAACGTGCTATTTTTGTGGGGCGTCTACCTATTCGTCATCCGGAGAG gattctttctggtgatccTGGCATTGTTGCATACGAATCTTCATTTTTGGAAGAGGCTGGCTGCAAGGATTTCGTGGATGCTATATGCTCGAGTGAG AAGTACCCATCACTCTCAAGGGTGAGGCATTGTAACTGTTGCAAAGCAAATGTTAGAGGTTATGACCACCATTGCCCTGCATTTGGTAATTGCATAG GACAGAAAAATCATAGGCTATTTATGGCACTTTTGACAGGATTTGTTGTTGCTGAATCGACATATATAATGTGTTCAACTAAAT ATATAACTAGATGCATAACCTCAGGAACTTTAAGAACTGAG AATCATTTATCTCTAAACATGGTGATCGGCACAATGCTCTTCTCAGTCCTCCAAGTGGTATGGCAG GTTGTGTTCCTGATATGGCATGTGTACGGCATCTGCTTCAACATCAGGACGGATGAGTGG ATAAACTGGAAGAAATATCCTGAATTCCAAATGAAGGAACAGCCTCAGTCAG ATTTTGAAGTCAAGTTTGTCAACCCATACGACAAAGGCATGCTTTGTAACATTAGGGAGTTCCTGAAGCCGAAATAA
- the LOC119285277 gene encoding putative clathrin assembly protein At2g25430 produces MSSSTIRKALGAVKDQTSIGLAKVTSNIAPELDVLIVKTTSHDDEPAEERHIREILHLTSGSRAHVAAAVAGCARRLSRTRDYVVALKSLMLVHRLLTDGDPFFHRELLHATRRGTRLLNLSDFRDEAHSGSWDHSAFVRTYALYLDQRLEFLLHERKQGSNANGSASLNGPSPRDRWGSPDPYGRRSPSYTSPPGNGYGGYDDNRDSRNGANSDDKRPPTPVRDMKPERVLGRMHHLQQLLDRFLACRPTGGAKQSRMVLVALYQMARESFQLYADICEVLAVLLDRFFDMEYADCVKAFEAYASAAKQIDELCSFYAWCKDTGVARSSEYPEVQRVTDKLLETLEEFMRDRAKRPKSPPQEPEPEPVKEEEPEPDMNSIKALPAPEDYKEPEPEKVEEEVKPEPPPQPQGDLVDLREDTVSADEQGNRLALALFQGPPAAGGSNGSWEAFPSNGGNEVTSAWQNPAAEPGKADWELALVETASNLSKQKAVMTGGMDNLLLNGMYDQGVVRQHVNAQATSGSSSSVALPAPGQKTQMLALPAPDGSMQNVGGDPFAASLTFAPPSYVQMAEMEKKQQFLTQEQMMWQQYQRDGMQGPSSLAKLDRTYNNGFGSNPAMPYGMPNAPMANTGYYYPTY; encoded by the coding sequence ATGTCGTCCAGCACGATCCGGAAGGCGCTGGGCGCCGTCAAGGACCAGACCAGCATCGGGCTCGCCAAGGTCACCAGCAACATCGCGCCGGAGCTCGACGTGCTCATCGTCAAGACCACCAGCCACGACGACGAGCCGGCCGAGGAGCGCCACATCCGCGAGATCCTCCACCTCACCTCCGGATCCCGCGcccacgtcgccgccgccgtcgccggctgcGCCCGCAGGCTCTCCCGCACCCGCGACTACGTCGTCGCGCTCAAGTCGCTCATGCTCGTGCACCGTCTCCTCACCGACGGCGACCCCTTCTTCCACCGGGAGCTCCTCCACGCCACGCGTCGGGGCACCCGCCTCCTCAACCTCTCCGACTTCCGTGACGAGGCCCACTCTGGCTCGTGGGACCACTCCGCCTTCGTCCGCACCTATGCGCTCTACCTCGACCAGCGCCTCGAGTTCCTCCTCCACGAGCGCAAGCAGGGCTCCAACGCTAATGGAAGCGCCAGCCTGAACGGGCCATCCCCGCGTGACCGTTGGGGCTCTCCTGACCCGTATGGCCGCCGGTCACCCTCGTACACCTCCCCTCCAGGGAATGGGTATGGAGGGTACGATGATAACCGTGACAGCAGGAATGGCGCCAACTCTGATGACAAGAGGCCACCTACCCCTGTGAGGGATATGAAGCCGGAGCGGGTCCTTGGCCGTATGCACCACCTGCAGCAGCTGCTTGACAGGTTCCTTGCCTGCCGCCCCACAGGTGGCGCGAAGCAGAGCAGGATGGTGCTGGTTGCACTGTATCAGATGGCGAGGGAGAGCTTCCAGCTCTACGCCGATATCTGCGAGGTACTTGCGGTGCTGCTGGACAGGTTCTTCGACATGGAATATGCTGATTGTGTCAAGGCCTTTGAGGCATATGCCAGTGCGGCAAAGCAGATTGATGAGCTTTGCTCATTTTATGCTTGGTGTAAGGACACCGGGGTAGCGAGATCATCGGAGTACCCAGAGGTGCAGCGGGTCACTGATAAGTTACTGGAGACACTGGAGGAGTTTATGAGGGACCGGGCAAAGCGCCCCAAGAGCCCACCACAGGAGCCTGAGCCGGAGCCTGTCAAGGAGGAAGAGCCAGAGCCGGACATGAACAGCATCAAGGCGCTTCCTGCACCAGAGgactacaaggagcctgaacctgAGAAGGTGGAGGAAGAGGTGAAGCCAGAGCCCCCGCCGCAGCCCCAGGGTGATCTGGTGGATCTTCGAGAAGACACTGTGAGTGCAGACGAGCAAGGTAATAGGCTTGCTCTGGCCCTCTTCCAAGGACCACCTGCTGCTGGTGGTAGCAATGGGTCATGGGAGGCCTTCCCTTCCAATGGTGGCAACGAAGTGACTTCTGCGTGGCAGAATCCTGCGGCTGAGCCTGGTAAGGCCGATTGGGAACTCGCCCTTGTGGAGACGGCTAGCAACTTGTCCAAGCAGAAGGCTGTAATGACAGGTGGTATGGATAATCTGCTACTGAATGGTATGTACGACCAAGGTGTTGTGCGTCAGCATGTCAACGCACAGGCGACAAGTGGGAGCTCCAGCAGTGTTGCCCTACCTGCGCCTGGACAGAAGACACAGATGCTGGCTCTTCCAGCTCCAGACGGTTCGATGCAGAACGTTGGTGGAGATCCTTTCGCGGCATCCCTTACCTTTGCACCACCATCCTATGTGCAGATGGCTGAGATGGAGAAGAAGCAGCAGTTCTTGACACAGGAGCAGATGATGTGGCAGCAGTACCAACGGGACGGCATGCAGGGGCCGTCGAGCTTGGCCAAGCTCGATCGGACCTACAACAACGGCTTCGGCTCAAACCCAGCCATGCCATACGGGATGCCAAACGCGCCAATGGCGAATACAGGGTATTACTACCCCACTTACTGA